A portion of the Oncorhynchus nerka isolate Pitt River linkage group LG27, Oner_Uvic_2.0, whole genome shotgun sequence genome contains these proteins:
- the b3galt8 gene encoding beta-1,3-galactosyltransferase 2, with the protein MLKTSYWRLVKCFIIAGVLIVAVNILLNKKAQPKTDLSTPSPLSQELYRVISPETYKYVLNHVSVCKERSPFLVLMVPVAPSDGLSRDAIRKTWGRPGLISNVDILTLFYVGMPAEGQSSHIQQDLEKESKEHADIIQMDFLDSYHNLTIKSMMIMNWLATHCQGASYAMKVDTDIFVNVFYLVNKLLVGGGPLRHKYITGSVISDGRPRRDRKSKWHLSEDIYPEDTFPPYVSGAGYVFSIDLANRISWASRFVRPIPLEDVYVGLCLRVLGVRPVYSQTLLPPRNLFEINRLDYETCTYATRVIVTGFKPHELLDIWGDFQKSHLTC; encoded by the coding sequence ATGCTTAAAACGTCTTACTGGAGGTTAGTGAAGTGTTTTATCATTGCAGGTGTACTCATAGTTGCTGTTAATATCTTACTGAACAAAAAAGCTCAGCCAAAGACGGATTTATCAACACCAAGTCCTCTGTCTCAGGAACTTTACAGGGTGATTTCCCCAGAGACCTACAAATACGTTCTcaaccatgtgtctgtgtgtaaggaAAGAAGCCCATTTCTGGTGCTAATGGTTCCAGTGGCACCCTCTGATGGGTTGTCCAGGGATGCTATCAGAAAGACATGGGGCAGACCAGGCCTCATCTCTAATGTGGATATCCTCACTCTGTTCTATGTGGGCATGCCCGCGGAGGGACAAAGCTCCCACATTCAACAGGACCTGGAGAAGGAGAGCAAAGAACACGCTGACATCATCCAAATGGACTTCCTGGACAGCTACCACAACCTGACCATCAAGTCCATGATGATCATGAACTGGCTCGCCACCCACTGTCAGGGTGCCTCTTATGCGATGAAGGTGGACACAGACATTTTCGTCAACGTGTTCTACCTGGTCAATAAGCTGTTAGTTGGAGGTGGCCCTCTCAGGCATAAGTACATCACAGGCTCAGTCATCAGTGACGGCAGGCCTCGTAGGGATAGGAAGAGCAAGTGGCATCTGTCTGAGGACATTTACCCCGAAGACACGTTCCCCCCATATGTCTCTGGAGCAGGGTATGTCTTCTCTATTGACCTGGCCAACAGGATCTCATGGGCATCCAGGTTTGTGAGACCCATCCCCCTGGAGGATGTCTATGTGGGGTTGTGTCTCCGGGTTCTAGGGGTCCGGCCTGTGTACTCTCAAACACTGCTTCCTCCCAGGAACTTGTTTGAGATCAATCGGTTGGATTATGAGACGTGTACGTATGCCACGCGGGTCATTGTCACTGGATTTAAACCACATGAGCTGCTGGACATTTGGGGTGACTTTCAGAAAAGCCATCTCACCTGCTGA